The Bombus pascuorum chromosome 11, iyBomPasc1.1, whole genome shotgun sequence genome has a window encoding:
- the LOC132911608 gene encoding mothers against decapentaplegic homolog 4 isoform X2, protein MVGLAGGGGHLYPSPPMQPNPELREMTGIAPSAPTSADACLSIVHSLMCHRQGGESEGFSKRAIESLVKKLKEKRDELDSLITAITTNGAHPSKCVTIQRTLDGRLQVAGRKGFPHVIYARIWRWPDLHKNELKHVKYCQFAFDLKCDSVCVNPYHYERVVSPGIDPFFTDLSGLTLQSGVGVGPGGRLVKDEYSVGGGGTAAAGAVGSAMDVDGEMNQTIQHHPPAQPTSSNSTQPSQQTFIPGLAPPNPTSGEGVFGSNGGGNNGGNPHNKLDDNNCPRQTWIPTPHHPTTRNIHHLVHPMSHTVGSQQQSLSTSSGSSGAQILSPSQGQSTETFYGTNTPPQDLNQPPTVDALAASLGEGQNSPVSPVHLHHPNGFPVGTAAYNSGAPQWTGPNTLTYTQSMQPPDHRHLHPTSYWGGHGGEVGGNIGGLLSTQPAPEYWCSVGYFELDTQVGETFKVSSGCPTVTVDGYVDPSGGNRFCLGALSNVHRTEQSEKARLHIGKGVVLDLRGEGDVWLRCQSEHSVFVQSYYLDREAGRAPGDAVHKIYPSAYIKVFDLRQCHKQMRGQAATAQAAAAAQAAAVAGHLTHGAPITKSLSAAAGIGVDDLRRLCILRLSFVKGWGPDYPRQSIKETPCWIEVHLHRALQLLDEVLHTMPIDGPRGIE, encoded by the exons ATGGTTGGATTGGCGGGCGGGGGAGGTCATCTGTATCCCTCGCCCCCAATGCAACCTAATCCAGAAT TGAGAGAAATGACTGGAATTGCTCCTAGTGCACCGACAAGTGCGGATGCTTGTTTAAGTATTGTACATTCTCTCATGTGTCATCGTCAAGGAGGTGAAAGTGAAGGATTTAGTAAGAGAGCTATTGAATCATTGGTTAAAAAGCTTAAA GAGAAACGAGATGAATTAGATAGCTTAATAACTGCTATTACTACAAATGGAGCTCATCCCAGTAAATGTGTTACGATACAAAGAACTCTGGATGGTAGGCTACAAGTTGCTGGTCGTAAGGGTTTCCCACATGTTATTTATGCTCGAATCTGGAGATGGCCGGATTTACACAAGAATGAATTGAAACATGTCAAGTACTGCCAGTTTGCTTTTGACTTAAAATGTGATTCTGTATGTGTAAATCCATATCACTATGAGAGAGTTGTATCTCCTGGCATAG ACCCGTTCTTTACAGACCTATCTGGACTAACTCTGCAATCAGGAGTAGGCGTAGGACCAGGTGGTAGATTAGTCAAAGATGAATATTCAGTTGGTGGTGGAGGAACTGCAGCAGCTGGAGCAGTAGGATCCGCAATGGATGTTGATGGAGAAATGAACCAAACTATTCAACATCATCCACCTGCTCAACCCACTTCATCTAATAGCACTCAGCCATCTCAACAGACTTTTATACCAGGTCTAGCACCGCCTAATCCAA CTAGTGGTGAGGGTGTGTTTGGCAGTAATGGGGGAGGGAATAATGGTGGTAATCCACACAATAAATTGGATGACAATAATTGCCCCAGACAAACCTGGATTCCTACACCTCATCATCCTACAACACGTAACATTCATCATC TAGTACATCCAATGAGTCACACCGTAGGTAGCCAACAGCAGTCATTGAGTACATCTAGTGGAAGCAGTGGGGCACAGATACTGAGTCCTTCACAAGGACAATCTACTGAAACATTTTATGGAACAAATACACCTCCTCAAGATCTTAATCAACCACCTACTGTTGATGCATTAGCAGCATCTTTAG GTGAAGGTCAAAATTCTCCTGTATCACCTGTACATCTTCATCATCCAAATGGATTTCCAGTAGGTACAGCTGCTTATAATTCAGGAGCACCGCAATGGACTGGACCTAATACTCTTACATATACTCAAAGTATGCAGCCTCCAGATCATAGACATCTCCATCCTACCTCCTATT GGGGTGGTCACGGAGGTGAAGTAGGTGGAAATATCGGTGGTTTATTATCTACACAGCCAGCACCAGAATACTGGTGTTCAGTTGGTTACTTTGAATTAGATACTCAAGTAGGCGAAACGTTTAAAGTAAGCAGCGGTTGCCCTACCGTAACAGTCGATGGTTATGTCGATCCAAGCGGCGGTAATAGATTTTGCTTAGGAGCTTTGAGTAATGTACACAGAACAGAACAAAGCGAAAAAGCTCGTCTTCATATag GAAAAGGAGTTGTGTTAGATTTAAGGGGCGAAGGAGACGTTTGGTTAAGATGCCAAAGTGAACATAGTGTTTTTGTACAGTCTTATTATTTAGACAGGGAAGCAGGTCGTGCACCCGGTGATGCTGTGCATAAAATTTATCCTTCTGCATATATTAAAGTCTTTGATTTACGGCAATGTCACAAGCAAATGAGAGGACAAGCCGCTACTGCACAAGCCGCAGCTGCGGCACAAGCAGCAGCTGTAGCGGGACACTTAACGCACGGTGCACCAATTACAAAAA GTCTTAGTGCAGCAGCAGGAATAGGTGTAGATGATCTTCGACGACTTTGCATTTTGCGTTTAAGTTTCGTAAAGGGTTGGGGTCCTGATTATCCTCGACAAAGTATAAAAGAAACTCCGTGCTGGATAGAG GTGCACTTACATCGAGCCCTTCAATTGCTGGATGAAGTCTTGCATACTATGCCAATAGATGGTCCACGGggaattgaataa